A genomic window from Melopsittacus undulatus isolate bMelUnd1 chromosome 7, bMelUnd1.mat.Z, whole genome shotgun sequence includes:
- the NDUFC1 gene encoding NADH dehydrogenase [ubiquinone] 1 subunit C1, mitochondrial isoform X1, whose translation MAAALRAEKAWRLAATTPALAFTRSAFVARKRNYDQPNWPGVVLAFGTSAALWAYLFKQHNDDVMEYERRKREKHHKCTDCS comes from the exons ATGGCGGCGGCACTGAGGGCGGAGAAGGCTTGGAGGTTGGCGGCCACAACGCCAGCTCTCG CTTTTACTCGTTCTGCATTTGTTGCAAGAAAACGTAATTATGACCAACCAAACTGGCCTGGAGTTGTCTTGGCTTTTGGCACCAGTGCTGCCTTGTGGGCTTAT CTTTTCAAGCAACATAATGATGATGTAATGgaatatgaaagaagaaaacgAGAGAAACATCATAAGTGTACAGATTGCTCCTA G
- the NDUFC1 gene encoding NADH dehydrogenase [ubiquinone] 1 subunit C1, mitochondrial isoform X2 yields MAAALRAEKAWRLAATTPALAFTRSAFVARKRNYDQPNWPGVVLAFGTSAALWAYLFKQHNDDVMEYERRKREKHHKCTDCS; encoded by the exons ATGGCGGCGGCACTGAGGGCGGAGAAGGCTTGGAGGTTGGCGGCCACAACGCCAGCTCTCG CTTTTACTCGTTCTGCATTTGTTGCAAGAAAACGTAATTATGACCAACCAAACTGGCCTGGAGTTGTCTTGGCTTTTGGCACCAGTGCTGCCTTGTGGGCTTAT CTTTTCAAGCAACATAATGATGATGTAATGgaatatgaaagaagaaaacgAGAGAAACATCATAAGTGTACAGATTGCTCCTAG